GACGCCATAGAACAGCTCCGCCTGGACGGCGGGCGTGGTTGCCGGCAGGCCCGCATAGTGGCTGTGGGTGCGGTACTGTTCGCGCGCCATGAGCCGGCGCAGGAACGGCAGCTCGCCGCGCGCCAGCGCCCGCTCGAATTCCGGCCGCGACAGCCCATCGATCTGGATCATGACCAGCCCCGGCCGTGTCGGCGCACCCGCGGATACCGGCAGGCGCAGCAGGCGCGCCAGCCAGACGCTGCGGCTGAGGCGGTGGCGCAGACGCCGGAGGCCGATCTCGATCCGGGCGATCATCGCTGCCCGGGAGCCTGCCGGACTGGAGCGATCATGGCGAGCAAGGTGGGAGCGCAGCAGATCAGTCTCACGTCCGAGAGGCTCCTATGCGTCGGCGGGGGACGCAGCATCCGCATCAGTCCTCCTTTTCCGGGAACAGACCGGTGCCGAGCGCCGCATCCCCCGCACCGGCCATGCTCTTCAGGATGTCCCACTCCGTCTTGATCGCGATGATGACCTCCTCCCAACCAGTTTCGTGCGCGTGGGTGTCGGCCGCCGCGCGCGGCTGGAGCGCAGCGTAGCAGGCGAGCGCGCGGTCGGCACAGCGGGGCATGGAGAAGGCCGCGGCGGTGTCGAGTGCCGCCTGTCGCAACGCACTGCGCACGTCCGGCCCCTGCGCGGCAACCCAGCGCAGGCCTGCCGCGAAGGCTGCCGGCGCCGCCGCGCGCAGCAGGCGGCCGTTGCTGCCGTCGTCCACCACCTCGCGGGCGCCGGGCGCGTCCAGCGCCACCACCGGCAGGCCGGCCGCCATCGCCTCGGTCAGCACCATGCCCTGGGTCTCGCTCAACGACGCGAAGGCGAACACGTCCATGGCGTGCAGCGCAGCCGCCAGCTGCCGGCCCTGCAGGAGGCCGAGGACGTGCAGCCGCGTGCTGAGCCCGGCGCGGGCGAAGCGCTCCCGTATGGACTTCTCCGACGGGCCGGTGCCGATCACCAGGAAGTGCGTGTGCGCGTCGCCGGCGACGACCTCCGCGACTGCGTGCGTCAGGAAGTCGAGGTTCTTCTCCGGGGCGAGCCGGCCGAGATGGCCGACCACGAAGGCCTCGGCGGCGATGCCCAGTT
The sequence above is a segment of the Gammaproteobacteria bacterium genome. Coding sequences within it:
- a CDS encoding glycosyltransferase encodes the protein MNILILTNTYTPHVGGVARSVAAFAAEYRRRGHRVLIVAPEFPDMPGHETDVIRVPAIQKFNASDFSVALPLAAQMNDAIDAFQPDIVHAQHPFLLGMTAVRIARRRELPLVFTHHTLYEQYTHYVPGDSPTMKRFAIELGTRYANLSDQVFAPSESIRALLLERGVDTPIEVVPTGVHLESFASGDGAAVRRQLGIAAEAFVVGHLGRLAPEKNLDFLTHAVAEVVAGDAHTHFLVIGTGPSEKSIRERFARAGLSTRLHVLGLLQGRQLAAALHAMDVFAFASLSETQGMVLTEAMAAGLPVVALDAPGAREVVDDGSNGRLLRAAAPAAFAAGLRWVAAQGPDVRSALRQAALDTAAAFSMPRCADRALACYAALQPRAAADTHAHETGWEEVIIAIKTEWDILKSMAGAGDAALGTGLFPEKED